Proteins encoded in a region of the Halorussus sp. MSC15.2 genome:
- a CDS encoding twin-arginine translocase TatA/TatE family subunit — translation MIPLFGPVPGGMEMMVILLIAVLLFGANKIPKLARSTGEAMGEFKKGRQEVENELREMQESGTDSVATETEPATETEPATETNTSTDSE, via the coding sequence ATGATTCCACTGTTCGGACCCGTGCCCGGCGGGATGGAGATGATGGTGATTCTCCTCATCGCCGTCCTGCTGTTCGGCGCGAACAAGATTCCGAAACTCGCGCGCTCGACGGGCGAGGCCATGGGCGAATTCAAGAAGGGGCGTCAGGAAGTCGAAAACGAACTCCGCGAGATGCAGGAGAGCGGCACCGACTCGGTCGCCACCGAGACGGAACCCGCGACCGAGACGGAACCCGCGACCGAGACGAACACCAGCACAGACTCCGAATAA